In Candidatus Baltobacteraceae bacterium, a genomic segment contains:
- a CDS encoding fimbria/pilus periplasmic chaperone, whose translation MRRTWFCSWFALGPFLLGAATPVSFGLKPESATISPQAKIAEFQFSSLYAQPVVFQVTIAPRGADFIVVPGVFRITPYETRLIRIALRTPALPAAEERYTVSITQVVPGAATPPPAARRFTAALVVTPIVPAGSPQP comes from the coding sequence TTGAGACGGACCTGGTTTTGTTCGTGGTTCGCGCTAGGGCCGTTCCTGCTCGGCGCGGCAACGCCGGTTTCATTCGGCCTAAAACCCGAGAGTGCGACCATCAGTCCGCAGGCCAAGATCGCCGAATTCCAATTCTCTAGTCTCTACGCCCAACCCGTCGTCTTCCAAGTAACCATCGCGCCGCGCGGCGCGGATTTCATCGTCGTTCCCGGCGTTTTTCGTATCACGCCGTACGAGACGCGCCTGATCCGCATCGCACTGCGCACGCCGGCCTTGCCGGCCGCCGAAGAACGCTACACGGTTTCGATAACGCAAGTCGTGCCCGGCGCGGCGACGCCGCCGCCGGCGGCTCGCCGGTTCACCGCCGCACTCGTCGTAACGCCTATCGTTCCGGCCGGTTCACCGCAGCCGTGA
- a CDS encoding carbonic anhydrase → MKYDRRTFLLQAGAGLALQGTALAATGGTSLSADDALKELMAGNARFVADKASCPPLTARRLELAAGQSPFAIVLGCSDSRVPIETIFDQIPGNIFVIRVAGNFVDRGGLGSVEYAIAALKAPLIMVLGHSDCGAVKATLAFVKDGTSQPGAIQYVVESIAPAVKNHAASLHDAIAANVRTGVHDVRKRSTIVDDAIAAGHARIIGGVYELHSGKVELLA, encoded by the coding sequence ATGAAGTACGATCGTCGGACCTTTCTGCTCCAAGCGGGCGCCGGCCTGGCGCTTCAAGGCACTGCGCTCGCAGCAACGGGGGGTACATCATTGAGCGCCGATGACGCGCTGAAAGAGCTGATGGCGGGCAACGCGCGCTTCGTCGCCGACAAGGCGTCCTGTCCTCCGCTCACCGCCCGCCGGCTCGAACTGGCGGCCGGACAGAGCCCGTTTGCAATCGTGCTCGGCTGTTCGGACTCGCGGGTTCCGATCGAAACGATCTTCGATCAGATTCCCGGCAACATTTTCGTGATTCGCGTCGCGGGTAATTTCGTCGATCGCGGCGGCCTGGGATCGGTCGAGTACGCCATCGCCGCGCTGAAGGCGCCGCTGATCATGGTGCTGGGGCACAGCGACTGCGGTGCGGTCAAAGCCACGCTCGCGTTCGTCAAGGACGGAACCTCACAGCCCGGTGCGATTCAATACGTGGTGGAGAGCATCGCGCCCGCGGTCAAGAATCACGCCGCTTCGCTGCACGATGCGATCGCAGCCAACGTGCGCACCGGCGTGCACGACGTTCGCAAACGGTCCACGATCGTCGACGACGCGATCGCCGCCGGGCACGCGCGAATCATCGGCGGCGTCTACGAACTGCACAGCGGCAAGGTCGAGCTGCTGGCGTAG
- a CDS encoding NADH-quinone oxidoreductase subunit C, translated as MLTEFAELMRSLWPTLEWRIVDRTISVDADARYLRAIVKLLHAQHWRIGTIVARERGRGLEVRYVLYASDYPGWTELRVAVDPVERALPSLTNVVIASDWFEREIEDLFSIRFLEHPRLGDFVLHDDQWAENLGLMRPHVRSAEDVPVHRREWHPKRVLEEEGAFVMTVGPVYSGEAESALFLLETVGEDVVRAVPRLFFKYRAIEKIAEGRTMHDVLLLAERCSGTSAIGNALAYCQAVEAALGVRVPARASSLRAFFAELERLRHHMTSIREICASTALTVAESQAIWIEEQLLRISGSLAGHRYLFGVLAIGGVTRDYDRTMLRSALTATEALEHRVESLRAALETSSSFLDRIEQIGIVSEQAAHAFEIVGPFARASGVALDMRRVQPYGAYGGIRFDVPTEKDGDGYARLRVLFAEMTQSLRIMRALAEDFPEGAVLGEVGARGCHAVGWSEAPRGASVQWVELNDDGTVARYRLTPPSFRNWHGFHVATEDFAFQDFPIVLATLDLSVAENDR; from the coding sequence ATGCTGACCGAATTCGCGGAACTGATGCGCTCGCTCTGGCCGACGCTCGAATGGCGCATCGTCGATCGAACGATTAGCGTCGACGCCGACGCTCGCTACCTGCGTGCGATCGTGAAGCTTCTCCACGCGCAGCATTGGCGGATCGGGACCATCGTCGCACGCGAGCGCGGACGCGGATTGGAGGTGCGCTACGTTCTGTACGCGAGCGACTATCCCGGCTGGACGGAGCTGCGCGTGGCCGTCGACCCGGTCGAGCGAGCGCTTCCGAGTCTGACGAACGTCGTCATCGCATCGGACTGGTTCGAACGAGAAATCGAGGACCTGTTCTCGATTCGCTTTCTCGAGCATCCCCGGCTCGGGGACTTCGTGCTGCACGACGACCAGTGGGCCGAAAACCTCGGGCTCATGCGCCCGCACGTGCGCTCGGCCGAGGACGTGCCCGTGCACCGTCGCGAGTGGCATCCCAAACGCGTTCTCGAAGAAGAAGGAGCATTCGTGATGACGGTTGGTCCCGTCTACTCGGGTGAAGCGGAGTCGGCACTCTTTCTTCTCGAGACCGTCGGCGAAGACGTCGTGCGCGCGGTTCCGCGGTTGTTCTTCAAGTATCGCGCGATCGAGAAGATCGCCGAAGGGCGCACCATGCACGACGTGCTGCTGCTGGCCGAACGCTGCAGCGGAACCTCCGCGATCGGCAACGCCCTCGCCTATTGCCAAGCCGTGGAAGCGGCGCTCGGCGTCCGCGTGCCGGCGCGTGCGTCGTCGCTGCGCGCGTTCTTCGCCGAGCTGGAACGGCTGCGTCACCACATGACGTCGATCCGCGAGATATGCGCATCGACCGCGCTGACCGTCGCCGAAAGCCAAGCGATCTGGATCGAGGAACAGCTGCTGCGTATCAGCGGCTCGCTCGCCGGACACCGCTACCTCTTCGGGGTGCTCGCGATCGGCGGCGTCACGCGTGACTACGATCGCACGATGCTGCGCTCCGCGCTTACCGCGACCGAGGCGCTCGAGCACCGGGTCGAGTCGCTGCGAGCCGCCTTGGAGACCTCGAGCAGTTTCCTCGATCGGATCGAACAGATCGGCATCGTTTCGGAGCAGGCTGCGCACGCGTTCGAAATCGTGGGACCGTTTGCGCGCGCAAGCGGCGTGGCCTTGGACATGCGAAGGGTGCAGCCCTACGGTGCGTACGGCGGCATTCGATTCGACGTGCCGACCGAAAAGGACGGCGACGGCTACGCGCGATTACGCGTGCTCTTCGCGGAGATGACGCAATCGCTCCGCATCATGCGGGCGCTGGCGGAAGACTTTCCCGAAGGGGCGGTGCTGGGGGAGGTCGGTGCGCGAGGTTGCCATGCCGTCGGCTGGAGTGAAGCGCCGCGCGGCGCGTCGGTGCAGTGGGTCGAGCTGAACGATGACGGAACCGTCGCGCGATACCGGTTGACGCCGCCTTCGTTCAGGAATTGGCACGGGTTCCACGTCGCGACCGAAGACTTTGCGTTCCAGGACTTCCCGATCGTGCTTGCCACGCTCGATCTTTCCGTCGCGGAGAACGACCGCTGA
- a CDS encoding NUDIX hydrolase — MNNAGPYRVRVSAAVLRPGDELLVVRESHMALAVVNLPGGAPQIGETLERAVVREVLEETGYEVVPTEIAFVAEKRSDRYSSSALEVCFYARIASRAQREPVSGDGVQVVEWLPLGHADLRRHLPHTALFAQSKRGRYIDQASRAETAGYEGAGARGRKP, encoded by the coding sequence ATGAACAATGCCGGTCCATACCGGGTGCGCGTTTCGGCCGCGGTGCTTCGGCCGGGAGACGAACTGCTGGTCGTTCGCGAATCGCACATGGCGCTCGCGGTCGTGAATCTCCCGGGCGGCGCGCCGCAGATAGGTGAGACCCTAGAGCGAGCGGTCGTCCGCGAGGTGCTCGAAGAAACCGGATACGAGGTCGTTCCGACCGAGATTGCGTTCGTCGCGGAAAAACGAAGCGATCGCTACTCGTCGTCGGCGTTGGAGGTATGCTTCTATGCGCGCATTGCCTCGCGGGCCCAGCGCGAGCCGGTGTCCGGTGACGGTGTGCAGGTGGTCGAGTGGCTTCCCTTGGGCCATGCCGACCTCCGGCGTCACTTGCCCCACACCGCGCTGTTCGCGCAGAGCAAACGAGGGCGCTACATCGACCAGGCTTCGCGCGCCGAAACGGCCGGCTACGAGGGGGCCGGGGCGCGCGGCCGGAAGCCCTGA
- a CDS encoding NADH-quinone oxidoreductase subunit H, whose protein sequence is MTQSIALNLLQIAFVLLLSPLFAGILARCKELVQSKRGPSIFQPYRDLRKLFGKDERISEDSSWIFRSAPYFVFIVPLIVTLLIPVLTDFPLFFAFAGDMVGAGFILAISGMFFTLAAIDGGNPYGAMGASRTRMVGFLAEPVIIIVLFTVSFVANSTIPYIVQQHWVHPIANFFAPSHVLLLIAFFMVLLAETGRLPVDNPSGHFELAMVDESKALEFSGRSAALIKYGGYMKFVVLSIVFLNVLTTPWGLATNGSPAGLALAIALVAVKILALIAVIVAVESSYAKLRLFRISEFLAAAFVVSVTAMITEILHL, encoded by the coding sequence ATGACGCAGTCGATCGCCCTTAACCTCCTCCAAATCGCCTTCGTCCTGCTGCTCTCCCCGCTTTTTGCCGGCATCTTGGCGCGATGCAAGGAACTCGTGCAGTCGAAGCGCGGGCCGAGCATCTTTCAGCCCTACCGTGACCTGCGCAAATTGTTCGGCAAGGACGAACGCATTTCCGAGGACAGCAGTTGGATCTTCCGGAGCGCCCCCTACTTCGTCTTTATCGTTCCCCTCATCGTTACGCTGCTGATTCCGGTCCTGACCGATTTTCCGCTGTTCTTCGCGTTCGCCGGCGACATGGTGGGCGCGGGCTTCATCCTGGCGATTTCCGGAATGTTCTTCACGCTCGCGGCGATCGACGGCGGCAACCCGTACGGCGCCATGGGCGCATCGCGCACGCGCATGGTCGGCTTCCTCGCCGAGCCCGTGATCATCATCGTACTCTTCACGGTCTCGTTCGTCGCGAACTCGACGATTCCGTACATCGTGCAGCAACATTGGGTCCACCCCATTGCGAACTTCTTCGCTCCCTCACACGTGCTGCTGCTCATCGCGTTCTTCATGGTGCTGCTCGCCGAGACGGGAAGACTCCCGGTCGACAATCCGAGCGGCCATTTCGAACTTGCGATGGTCGACGAATCGAAGGCGCTCGAATTCTCGGGCCGCTCGGCGGCGCTGATCAAGTACGGCGGATACATGAAGTTCGTGGTGCTCTCGATCGTGTTTCTCAACGTCCTCACCACACCATGGGGCCTCGCAACGAACGGATCGCCGGCGGGCCTCGCGCTCGCGATCGCCCTCGTCGCGGTCAAAATTCTCGCGCTGATCGCCGTCATCGTCGCGGTGGAGTCGTCCTACGCAAAGCTGCGGCTCTTCCGTATTTCGGAATTCTTGGCTGCCGCATTCGTGGTCTCCGTCACGGCGATGATCACCGAGATTCTGCACCTATGA
- a CDS encoding fimbria/pilus outer membrane usher protein: MRAVAALFALVVLIARPVLAAEETTDAFDPAYTLERYRVSIDGVEVDPSAAVYMSTDESETVYVSSKELDAWNLKRPREPAFERSGQQYFGLQTDLKLATSYDRTTHELEIVAPRTAFRGQPRPGKPPVTPGSGAFLNYDLRQDNQSYDFFAVNGAGVFQMKYISSTGADGLQFVRSVTRWYRLYPASHSLVTFGDNTNVPGWLGTGASFGGLHYATDYTSDPEYSASGPPMVSGFAASPSLLEVYVDNILELTRDVPQGPFTVNGLPASAANSQIVMVLTDRNGNKTVQVASPQYTSSPLPRGTSNFQFDSGVAHENVNQRGQYYRGLVADGTYRYGITNTIAGELYGESIKGEDFADGGADFSLGTSTTFGFRAGGGDLRHSSEYRFQTSIGGNVTFSDTYRFNSSTPLALGDDFDNAQSLISENSSLNVTLSQQWGLGFQFQRSRDNIGGSNQSSLSTDISYTQGILSLTISPYYDFITRQASANANVRLRLDANHRLTLTPSVTASGETGAGVEWSQDPTDDNPISMKLKLSANASQDRRFEIGDSLPWAVANFNWQQQKGVDGSSNSINEEELQGAIATVGGGIFAIPTVNNDESFGVLQIPGAQNVRVQVNGSPVGRTNTRGNLLLRNLSPYKLNEVIVDTADVPIWYNLADPIGVTPSKAAPVRLRARILSKGGATFTAVDARGIPLAAASDLVLGTERYPVGYGGSVYVPGIAPGRTNFTGVADGHPCTIDLVIPGNVNDIPNLGTVRCI, from the coding sequence GTGAGAGCGGTCGCGGCACTATTCGCCCTGGTCGTTCTGATCGCGCGTCCGGTGCTCGCGGCCGAGGAAACGACCGACGCGTTCGATCCCGCCTACACGCTCGAACGCTATCGCGTCTCGATCGACGGGGTCGAAGTCGACCCCAGCGCGGCGGTGTACATGAGCACCGACGAGAGCGAAACCGTCTACGTTTCATCTAAAGAGCTCGACGCGTGGAACCTCAAGCGTCCGCGGGAACCGGCCTTCGAGCGCAGCGGACAGCAGTACTTCGGGCTCCAAACCGATTTGAAGCTGGCCACCTCGTACGATCGCACCACCCATGAGCTCGAGATCGTCGCCCCCCGCACCGCGTTTCGCGGCCAACCCAGGCCCGGCAAACCGCCGGTTACGCCCGGCAGCGGCGCGTTCCTGAACTACGATTTGCGCCAGGACAATCAGAGTTACGATTTCTTCGCGGTGAACGGCGCCGGCGTCTTTCAAATGAAGTACATCAGCAGCACCGGCGCCGACGGGTTGCAATTCGTTCGCTCGGTCACGCGCTGGTACCGGTTGTATCCTGCCAGTCACAGTCTCGTCACGTTCGGCGACAACACCAACGTGCCGGGTTGGCTCGGCACGGGCGCGTCCTTCGGCGGACTCCACTACGCGACCGACTACACCAGCGACCCGGAGTATTCGGCGAGCGGGCCGCCGATGGTCTCGGGTTTTGCCGCGTCGCCCTCGCTGCTCGAAGTGTACGTCGATAATATTCTCGAGCTTACGCGCGACGTGCCGCAAGGTCCGTTCACGGTCAACGGCCTTCCGGCGTCGGCGGCCAACTCTCAGATCGTCATGGTGCTCACCGATCGGAACGGAAATAAAACGGTGCAAGTGGCGAGCCCGCAATACACGTCGAGCCCGCTCCCGCGCGGGACGTCGAATTTTCAGTTCGATTCGGGTGTCGCGCACGAAAACGTCAATCAGCGCGGCCAATACTATCGCGGCCTGGTTGCCGACGGAACCTACCGCTACGGCATCACCAACACGATCGCCGGGGAACTCTACGGCGAATCGATCAAAGGTGAGGACTTTGCCGACGGTGGGGCTGATTTCTCGCTCGGCACCAGCACCACGTTCGGCTTTCGCGCCGGCGGCGGCGACCTGCGCCACTCGAGCGAGTACCGCTTCCAGACCAGCATCGGGGGCAACGTCACCTTCAGCGACACGTATCGCTTCAACTCGAGCACGCCGCTCGCTCTCGGGGACGACTTCGACAACGCTCAGTCGCTCATTTCGGAGAACAGCTCGCTCAACGTCACGCTCAGTCAACAATGGGGCCTCGGCTTCCAGTTTCAACGCTCGCGCGACAACATCGGCGGCAGCAACCAGTCCTCACTCTCGACGGACATCAGCTACACCCAAGGCATCCTCAGCCTCACCATTTCGCCGTATTACGATTTCATCACGCGCCAAGCCAGCGCCAACGCAAACGTGCGGCTGCGGCTGGACGCGAACCATCGCCTCACGCTGACCCCGAGCGTCACCGCGAGCGGGGAGACGGGCGCCGGCGTCGAGTGGAGCCAGGATCCCACCGACGACAACCCGATCTCGATGAAGCTCAAGCTTTCAGCGAACGCATCGCAAGATCGCCGCTTCGAAATCGGCGATTCGCTGCCGTGGGCGGTAGCCAACTTCAATTGGCAGCAGCAGAAAGGGGTCGACGGCAGCTCGAACAGCATCAACGAGGAGGAACTCCAAGGCGCGATTGCCACCGTCGGCGGCGGTATCTTCGCGATTCCCACGGTGAACAACGACGAATCCTTCGGCGTGCTGCAAATTCCGGGCGCACAGAACGTGCGCGTCCAGGTCAACGGCAGTCCCGTCGGGCGCACGAACACGCGCGGAAATCTTTTGCTGCGGAATCTCTCGCCGTATAAACTCAACGAGGTCATCGTCGACACTGCCGACGTGCCGATCTGGTACAATCTCGCCGACCCGATCGGCGTCACACCAAGCAAAGCCGCGCCGGTGCGCCTGCGCGCCCGTATCCTCTCGAAGGGCGGTGCGACCTTCACCGCGGTCGACGCACGCGGCATTCCGCTTGCCGCGGCGAGCGATCTGGTGCTGGGCACCGAGCGCTATCCGGTCGGGTACGGCGGCAGCGTCTACGTGCCCGGTATCGCGCCCGGGCGAACGAACTTCACCGGCGTCGCCGACGGCCATCCGTGCACGATCGACCTCGTGATCCCGGGGAACGTCAACGACATCCCGAATCTGGGCACCGTGAGGTGCATCTAG
- a CDS encoding proton-conducting transporter membrane subunit, giving the protein MTLLAIPVIALAAALWCAIPRSARAAPAVTLGAAVVAFALSTQVLWALRFGATLAPARGWVETDALGAFLLVLIAFVYMTAALYSWGYLNAEGTTARRVRLYHANFNLFAFSMFCIPLVSELGLVWIFVELTTLLSVLLVSYALTPEAVEAAWKYMILTLLGATTAVLGVLVLFWALHTTGSTDFTWAGLRAAAPHMPQALLGAAFVLLLVGYGAKIGLVPLHTWLPDAHSQAPSPVCAMLSGIETSAVLYVLLRLRNVFAGDPALHVGTWFALAGLISVGVAALLIVQARDYKRLFAFSTVEHMGIMLTAASILTPFGDTATLWQMLAHAVTKSFCFYAAGIAVIVTGSREIADVRGLLGISRVASAGLLVGGLAIGGAPPMAVFPSELAIVRAALQAHGYAVASLLVLFIVVAFFGVMWHVTSMLAGPPVTSARHRVPVTCALALAVAAIPVFVLGLWIPSGLSQALESAAKVLGT; this is encoded by the coding sequence ATGACGCTGCTCGCGATTCCCGTGATCGCGCTCGCCGCCGCTCTCTGGTGCGCGATTCCACGCAGCGCTCGCGCCGCGCCGGCGGTTACACTCGGCGCGGCGGTGGTTGCGTTCGCGCTGTCCACCCAGGTGCTCTGGGCGCTCAGGTTCGGGGCAACGCTCGCGCCTGCGCGCGGCTGGGTCGAAACGGACGCTCTCGGCGCATTCCTGCTCGTGCTGATTGCATTCGTCTATATGACGGCCGCGCTCTACTCGTGGGGCTATCTGAACGCCGAGGGAACGACGGCGCGCCGCGTCCGTCTCTACCATGCGAACTTCAATTTGTTCGCGTTCTCGATGTTTTGCATTCCGCTGGTGAGCGAACTCGGCCTGGTCTGGATCTTCGTCGAGCTGACGACGCTGCTCTCGGTGCTGCTCGTGAGCTACGCGCTCACGCCCGAAGCGGTGGAAGCGGCATGGAAGTACATGATTCTCACGCTGCTCGGCGCGACGACTGCCGTGCTCGGCGTGCTCGTCCTCTTCTGGGCTCTGCACACCACGGGCAGCACCGACTTCACCTGGGCCGGTTTGAGGGCGGCGGCTCCCCACATGCCGCAGGCGCTGCTCGGTGCGGCCTTCGTCCTGTTGCTCGTCGGATACGGAGCGAAGATCGGGCTGGTGCCGCTTCACACCTGGCTGCCCGACGCGCACAGTCAGGCGCCCTCGCCGGTTTGCGCGATGCTTTCGGGCATCGAAACCAGCGCGGTACTGTACGTGCTGCTGCGCCTTCGCAACGTGTTCGCGGGGGACCCGGCACTGCACGTCGGCACATGGTTCGCCCTCGCCGGTTTGATCTCGGTCGGAGTCGCTGCCCTCCTCATCGTGCAGGCACGCGATTACAAGCGCTTGTTCGCGTTCTCGACCGTGGAACACATGGGAATCATGCTCACGGCGGCCAGCATACTCACGCCGTTCGGAGATACGGCGACACTGTGGCAGATGCTCGCACACGCCGTGACCAAGTCGTTTTGTTTCTACGCTGCCGGCATCGCGGTCATCGTGACGGGTTCGCGTGAGATCGCCGACGTGCGCGGATTGCTCGGCATCAGCCGCGTCGCGAGTGCGGGACTGCTCGTCGGAGGTCTGGCGATCGGCGGCGCTCCCCCGATGGCCGTGTTCCCGAGCGAACTGGCGATCGTGCGAGCGGCGCTGCAGGCGCACGGATACGCCGTCGCGTCATTGCTGGTGCTCTTCATCGTTGTCGCGTTTTTCGGCGTCATGTGGCACGTGACGTCGATGCTCGCCGGGCCACCCGTCACCTCCGCTCGCCATCGGGTGCCGGTCACGTGCGCGCTGGCCCTCGCGGTGGCGGCGATTCCCGTCTTCGTGCTGGGCCTGTGGATTCCGAGCGGTTTATCGCAAGCGCTCGAAAGCGCCGCGAAGGTTCTGGGAACGTAG
- a CDS encoding dynamin family protein, giving the protein MRTVVVMPGWKPERATELDELAHLAIAYGDDLLRADVDSIVDQATRETAAVAVLGQFKRGKSTLLNALLGENVLPTGRLPLTGVTTRVVFGERGLTVHFFDGRSERTKLENVASYVTEECNPRNHLGVAYVDVTLPLPLLHDITFIDTPGIGSTLTHNTQTAREASERVDLALFVTGPEPPITGEERLFLRELTELAERVFVVVAKIDLVRGAEAEILAFTQRTVDEGTPAGLALFAVNARDSDERIVELRETIVRTLAESGGILARRSRTRRVQRAASRIRRAMQLRCAAAMLPAAERERARALFSELATEIEERGADLVRAIEQFPNEELVCVDALLGTLLQGGISTVSAQIDRYAEEGPGRGERALHACVAECEAEWSAQVSSALELRVEKRKASTLRVLTELEKRFAEAGSKALGLEIPEDDDASRIEFGAREAATRMSGPVPTTGLELVTGGMLAALPGPLRFHALRKRFAALANQLLDRSKGRVRSAAVRYLLEWRLANAGLVRERLSAARRVVEDAFESASDVGDESKLHAQVERIRHDERILDAVLAAFS; this is encoded by the coding sequence GTGCGCACGGTCGTCGTGATGCCCGGTTGGAAACCGGAGCGCGCGACCGAACTCGACGAGCTTGCGCATCTGGCCATCGCATACGGCGACGATCTCTTGCGCGCGGACGTCGACTCGATCGTCGATCAGGCAACGAGGGAAACCGCAGCCGTCGCGGTGCTCGGCCAGTTCAAGCGCGGCAAGAGCACGTTACTGAACGCGCTCCTCGGGGAGAACGTCTTGCCGACGGGACGTTTGCCTCTGACCGGCGTAACGACCCGCGTCGTCTTCGGCGAACGCGGACTGACCGTTCACTTCTTCGATGGCCGCTCCGAACGGACGAAACTTGAAAACGTCGCGTCCTACGTCACCGAAGAATGCAATCCGCGCAATCATCTCGGCGTCGCGTACGTCGACGTGACGCTACCGTTGCCGCTGCTGCACGACATCACGTTCATCGACACGCCGGGAATCGGTTCGACGCTCACCCATAATACCCAGACCGCGCGCGAGGCGAGCGAGCGGGTCGATCTCGCCCTGTTCGTCACCGGTCCCGAGCCGCCGATCACGGGAGAGGAGCGCTTGTTTCTCCGCGAGCTCACGGAGCTGGCCGAGCGCGTGTTCGTGGTCGTCGCGAAGATCGACCTCGTGCGCGGCGCGGAGGCCGAGATCCTCGCGTTCACGCAGCGCACCGTCGATGAAGGGACGCCTGCGGGCCTCGCTCTCTTCGCGGTGAACGCGAGGGACTCCGACGAGCGGATCGTAGAGCTGCGCGAGACGATCGTGCGTACGCTCGCCGAGAGCGGCGGGATTCTCGCGCGGCGGTCCCGCACGCGGCGCGTGCAGCGCGCGGCTTCGCGCATCCGGCGCGCAATGCAACTCCGTTGCGCTGCGGCGATGCTTCCGGCTGCCGAGCGCGAGCGCGCCCGTGCGCTATTCTCCGAGTTGGCCACCGAGATCGAAGAGCGCGGAGCCGATCTCGTCCGCGCGATCGAACAATTTCCAAACGAAGAGCTGGTCTGCGTGGATGCGCTTCTCGGTACGCTTTTGCAGGGCGGCATCTCCACCGTTTCGGCCCAAATCGACCGATACGCGGAGGAAGGGCCGGGGCGCGGCGAACGTGCGCTTCACGCGTGCGTGGCGGAGTGCGAGGCGGAGTGGTCCGCGCAGGTGTCGTCGGCGCTCGAGCTGCGAGTCGAAAAACGGAAAGCATCCACGCTACGTGTGCTGACGGAATTGGAGAAGCGCTTTGCCGAAGCCGGCAGCAAGGCGCTAGGACTGGAGATACCCGAGGACGACGACGCGAGCCGCATCGAGTTCGGCGCACGAGAAGCGGCGACGCGGATGAGCGGTCCCGTTCCAACCACGGGATTGGAGCTCGTGACCGGCGGGATGCTCGCGGCGCTTCCGGGACCGCTGCGTTTTCACGCTCTGCGCAAACGATTTGCCGCACTTGCGAACCAACTTCTCGACCGTTCGAAGGGCCGGGTGCGTTCGGCAGCAGTACGCTATCTGCTCGAATGGCGCTTAGCCAACGCCGGGCTCGTGCGCGAACGCCTCAGCGCGGCGCGCCGTGTCGTCGAGGATGCCTTCGAGAGCGCGAGCGACGTGGGAGACGAATCGAAGCTGCACGCGCAGGTGGAGCGCATCCGGCACGACGAGCGGATCTTGGATGCGGTTCTTGCAGCATTCTCGTAA
- a CDS encoding helix-turn-helix transcriptional regulator — MKTQSWRGDSLTDQLAKEYPELARHAEETAGLPELASALIQLRARGGLRQADLAKAGGLPVTLVSELENAQNKGVAWRTLQRLAKGAGARIELSFIIDPCNAGEVNVSVVGPTGPEAGVDSADARWRRNSP, encoded by the coding sequence ATGAAAACTCAGTCGTGGCGCGGAGACAGTCTGACCGATCAACTCGCAAAGGAGTATCCAGAGCTAGCACGCCATGCCGAGGAAACCGCGGGACTGCCGGAGTTGGCGTCCGCTTTGATCCAACTGCGTGCAAGAGGCGGGTTGCGGCAAGCCGATTTAGCGAAAGCTGGCGGCCTGCCCGTCACCCTCGTTTCGGAGCTCGAAAATGCCCAGAACAAAGGCGTTGCTTGGCGAACGCTGCAGCGCCTAGCAAAAGGAGCGGGGGCCCGGATCGAGCTGTCATTCATCATTGATCCATGCAACGCTGGCGAGGTTAACGTCAGTGTGGTCGGCCCGACCGGTCCGGAAGCCGGCGTCGATTCCGCCGACGCCCGCTGGCGTCGAAATTCCCCATGA
- a CDS encoding DUF190 domain-containing protein, protein MDDFRDGTLLRIFVDEADRHGLQPSYTAIVEFLRKRGVSGATVFRGIEGFGGHGEVHMARVFSWLPNLPILIEVVDDWPVLEPLIGELETLMGEGLLTIEAAQYLRISKPKSTHA, encoded by the coding sequence ATGGACGATTTTCGAGACGGCACATTATTGCGCATCTTCGTCGATGAGGCCGATCGGCACGGCCTGCAGCCGAGCTACACTGCGATTGTCGAGTTCTTGCGCAAACGCGGCGTCTCCGGTGCGACGGTTTTTCGCGGTATCGAGGGCTTCGGTGGCCACGGCGAGGTGCACATGGCACGAGTCTTCTCATGGCTTCCGAATTTGCCGATCCTCATCGAGGTGGTAGACGACTGGCCGGTGCTCGAGCCGCTCATCGGCGAGCTGGAGACGCTGATGGGCGAGGGGCTGCTTACGATCGAGGCGGCGCAGTACTTGCGAATCTCCAAACCAAAATCGACCCACGCCTAG